A genome region from Microcella alkaliphila includes the following:
- the rplV gene encoding 50S ribosomal protein L22, producing the protein MVESIARVRHIRVTPQKARRVVNLIRGKQALEALAILKFAPQGASEPVYKLVASAIANARVKADAENTFLDEQDLYVSRAFVDEGTTLKRFQPRAQGRAFRINKRTSHITVVLSTPDVLAAAEGSSTGKKKASK; encoded by the coding sequence ATGGTGGAGTCGATCGCCCGCGTGCGACACATCCGCGTTACCCCCCAGAAGGCCCGTCGCGTCGTCAACCTGATCCGCGGCAAGCAGGCCCTCGAGGCCCTGGCCATCCTGAAGTTCGCGCCCCAGGGTGCGAGCGAGCCCGTCTACAAGCTCGTCGCGTCGGCCATCGCCAACGCCCGGGTGAAGGCGGATGCCGAGAACACCTTCCTCGACGAGCAAGACCTGTACGTGTCGCGCGCATTCGTCGACGAGGGAACGACCCTGAAGCGGTTCCAGCCGCGCGCCCAGGGCCGAGCGTTCCGCATCAACAAGCGCACCAGCCACATCACGGTCGTCCTGTCGACCCCTGACGTGCTGGCTGCGGCTGAGGGCTCGAGCACCGGCAAGAAGAAGGCGAGCAAGTAG
- the rpsC gene encoding 30S ribosomal protein S3: MGQKVNPYGFRLGITTDHVSRWFSDSTKPGQRYSDYVAEDVKIRRMLTTSLDRAGVARIEIERTRDRVRVDIHTARPGIVIGRRGAEAERIRADLEKLTGKQIQLNILEVKNPEAEAQLVAQGIAEQLSARVAFRRAMRKGLQGAQRAGAKGVRIQVSGRLGGAEMSRSEFYREGRVPLHTLRANIDYGFYEAKTTFGRIGVKVWIYKGDITNKELAREQAAQKSSRPERRDSDRGGRRGGRPAAAEAPVAAGAEG, from the coding sequence ATGGGTCAGAAAGTCAACCCGTACGGTTTCCGTCTCGGAATCACCACCGACCACGTGTCGCGCTGGTTCTCCGACAGCACCAAGCCCGGACAGCGCTACTCCGACTACGTGGCGGAGGACGTCAAGATCCGTCGGATGCTCACCACGAGCCTCGACCGCGCTGGCGTTGCCCGCATCGAGATCGAGCGCACCCGTGACCGCGTTCGCGTCGACATCCACACCGCTCGCCCGGGCATCGTGATCGGTCGCCGTGGCGCCGAGGCCGAGCGCATCCGCGCCGACCTCGAGAAGCTCACCGGCAAGCAGATCCAGCTGAACATCCTCGAGGTGAAGAACCCCGAGGCCGAAGCGCAACTGGTCGCCCAGGGCATTGCCGAGCAGCTGAGCGCCCGCGTGGCGTTCCGCCGTGCGATGCGCAAGGGTCTGCAGGGCGCACAGCGCGCCGGCGCCAAGGGCGTTCGCATCCAGGTTTCGGGCCGCCTCGGCGGCGCCGAGATGAGCCGCTCGGAGTTCTACCGCGAGGGTCGTGTGCCGCTGCACACGCTGCGCGCGAACATCGACTACGGCTTCTACGAGGCCAAGACCACCTTCGGCCGCATCGGCGTGAAGGTCTGGATCTACAAGGGCGACATCACCAACAAGGAACTCGCTCGCGAGCAGGCGGCTCAGAAGTCGTCGCGCCCGGAGCGTCGTGACTCGGACCGCGGCGGCCGCCGCGGCGGCCGTCCGGCCGCCGCTGAGGCGCCGGTCGCGGCCGGAGCGGAAGGCTAG
- the rplP gene encoding 50S ribosomal protein L16, with the protein MLIPRKVKYRKQHHPKRGGHATGGTTVAFGEFGIQALTPAYVTNRQIESARIAMTRHIKRGGKVWINIYPDRPLTKKPAETRMGSGKGSPEWWVANVKPGRVLFEVAGVSEELAREAMTRAIHKLPLKARIIKREEGDA; encoded by the coding sequence ATGCTGATTCCCCGCAAGGTCAAGTACCGCAAGCAGCACCACCCCAAGCGCGGTGGTCACGCAACCGGCGGCACCACCGTGGCGTTTGGCGAGTTCGGCATCCAGGCCCTCACTCCCGCGTACGTCACCAACCGGCAGATCGAGTCCGCTCGTATCGCCATGACCCGTCACATCAAGCGTGGTGGAAAGGTGTGGATCAACATCTACCCCGACCGCCCGCTGACCAAGAAGCCGGCCGAAACCCGCATGGGTTCCGGTAAGGGTTCGCCCGAGTGGTGGGTCGCCAACGTCAAGCCGGGTCGCGTCCTGTTCGAGGTCGCGGGTGTCAGCGAGGAGCTGGCCCGCGAAGCGATGACCCGTGCAATTCACAAGCTGCCCCTCAAGGCACGCATCATCAAGCGCGAGGAGGGCGACGCGTAA
- the rpmC gene encoding 50S ribosomal protein L29 — MAVGSKELAPAELDTFEDERLLDELKRAKEELFNLRFQAATGQLESHGRLRAVKRDIARIYTVIRERELGIRATPAPIEAPEKPAKKSTKKADKASADEKTEENN; from the coding sequence ATGGCCGTCGGATCCAAGGAGCTGGCACCCGCCGAGCTCGACACTTTTGAAGACGAGCGCCTGCTCGACGAGCTGAAGCGCGCGAAGGAAGAGCTGTTCAACCTGCGCTTCCAGGCCGCGACCGGTCAGCTCGAGAGCCACGGCCGCCTGCGCGCCGTGAAGCGCGACATCGCCCGGATCTACACGGTCATCCGTGAGCGCGAGCTGGGCATCCGTGCCACGCCCGCGCCCATCGAGGCGCCCGAGAAGCCGGCGAAGAAGTCGACCAAGAAGGCCGATAAGGCCTCGGCCGACGAGAAGACCGAGGAGAACAACTAA
- the rpsQ gene encoding 30S ribosomal protein S17, translated as MATTKKAEPGHESAEHDVRDADARGYRKARRGYVVSDKMDKTIVVEVEDRVKHPLYGKVIRRTSKVKAHDEQNSAGIGDLVLINETRPLSATKRWRLVEILEKAK; from the coding sequence ATGGCGACGACCAAGAAGGCTGAGCCCGGCCACGAGTCGGCCGAGCACGACGTCCGCGACGCCGACGCCCGTGGGTACCGCAAGGCCCGCCGTGGCTACGTCGTCAGCGACAAGATGGACAAGACCATCGTTGTCGAGGTGGAGGACCGCGTGAAGCACCCGCTCTACGGCAAGGTCATCCGCCGCACCTCCAAGGTGAAGGCTCACGACGAGCAGAACAGCGCCGGCATCGGCGACCTCGTGCTCATCAACGAGACCCGCCCCCTGTCCGCCACGAAGCGCTGGCGCCTCGTCGAGATCCTCGAGAAGGCCAAGTAG
- the rplN gene encoding 50S ribosomal protein L14, with amino-acid sequence MLQQESRVKVADNTGAKELLTIRVLGGSGRRYAGLGDVIVATVKDAIPGGNVKKGDVVKAVIVRTVKQTRRADGSYIKFDENAAVILKNDGDPRGTRIFGPVGRELRDKKFMKIVSLAPEVL; translated from the coding sequence ATGCTTCAGCAGGAATCCAGAGTCAAGGTCGCCGACAACACCGGCGCCAAGGAGCTGCTCACCATTCGCGTGCTCGGTGGCTCCGGCCGTCGCTACGCCGGCCTCGGCGACGTGATCGTCGCGACCGTCAAGGACGCGATCCCCGGCGGCAACGTCAAGAAGGGCGACGTCGTCAAGGCCGTCATCGTGCGCACGGTCAAGCAGACCCGTCGCGCCGACGGCTCGTACATCAAGTTCGATGAGAACGCCGCCGTGATCCTGAAGAACGACGGAGACCCCCGCGGTACCCGCATCTTCGGACCGGTCGGCCGTGAGCTTCGCGACAAGAAGTTCATGAAGATCGTCTCGCTCGCACCGGAGGTGCTGTAA
- the rplX gene encoding 50S ribosomal protein L24 — protein sequence MAKIKKGDLVQVISGATEDRGGDRGKQGRVIEVLADKDRVIVEGINLVTKHVRVGQTQRGTKTGGIETHEAPIHVSNVAVVDPKTKKPTRIGYREETVEKNGVKKSVRVRYAKKSGEKL from the coding sequence ATGGCCAAGATCAAAAAGGGCGACCTCGTCCAGGTGATCTCGGGCGCGACCGAGGACCGCGGCGGAGACCGCGGCAAGCAGGGTCGCGTCATCGAGGTGCTCGCTGACAAGGACCGCGTCATCGTCGAGGGCATCAACCTCGTCACGAAGCACGTGCGCGTCGGCCAGACGCAGCGCGGCACCAAGACCGGCGGCATCGAGACGCACGAGGCGCCCATTCACGTCTCGAACGTCGCGGTCGTCGACCCCAAGACCAAGAAGCCCACGCGCATCGGTTACCGCGAGGAAACCGTCGAGAAGAACGGTGTGAAGAAGAGCGTCCGCGTGCGCTACGCCAAGAAGTCGGGTGAGAAGCTCTAA
- the rplE gene encoding 50S ribosomal protein L5, translating into MTDTATAPAKIQPRLKQKYRSEITKQLTDEFGYTNPHQVPKIVKIVVNTGVGEAARDSKVIDGAIRDLTLITGQKPQVTKARKSIAQFKLRDGMPIGAHVTLRGDRAWEFMDRLVSLALPRIRDFRGLSDRQFDGNGNYTFGLTEQSVFHEIDQDKIDRVRGFDITVVTTAKTDDEGRALLRALGFPFTAADAPQ; encoded by the coding sequence ATGACTGACACCGCTACGGCGCCGGCCAAGATTCAGCCGCGTCTCAAGCAGAAGTACCGCTCGGAGATCACGAAGCAGCTGACCGACGAGTTCGGCTACACGAACCCCCACCAGGTTCCGAAGATCGTCAAGATCGTCGTGAACACGGGTGTGGGCGAGGCCGCTCGCGACTCGAAGGTCATCGACGGCGCGATCCGCGACCTGACCCTCATCACGGGTCAGAAGCCGCAGGTCACGAAGGCCCGCAAGTCGATCGCCCAGTTCAAGCTGCGCGACGGCATGCCGATCGGCGCGCACGTCACGCTGCGTGGCGACCGCGCGTGGGAGTTCATGGACCGTCTCGTGTCGCTCGCGCTGCCGCGCATCCGCGACTTCCGCGGTCTGAGTGACCGCCAGTTCGACGGCAACGGCAACTACACCTTCGGTCTTACGGAGCAGAGCGTGTTCCACGAGATCGACCAGGACAAGATCGACCGCGTTCGCGGCTTCGACATCACCGTCGTCACGACCGCGAAGACGGACGACGAGGGTCGCGCCCTGCTGCGCGCTCTCGGCTTCCCCTTCACGGCCGCCGACGCTCCTCAGTAA